One Candidatus Binatia bacterium DNA segment encodes these proteins:
- a CDS encoding ferritin-like domain-containing protein, whose translation MNFMQKNPLPLPARGEFASVKSTMETVFDWQYAMRKKNLLNLYEKGKELSWNASDLAWDTEVDLDRMMQERIDGGFTAMTNQLMQPPKPFTDETAMLFMRHQNAFMLSQFLHGEQGALLATAKIVQTVPNAEAKFYAANQVADEARHVEVYHRYLTEKFGLSYEILPSLETLLDDIILDPRWDITFLGMQILVEGVALAAFSLVRMQLPDEPLIQDLITRVMQDESRHVAFGVISLEEIYADQLTSAEMREREDFVIEGAHLLRERFLLTPIFERLGWDSKVWTDWAINTPFQKGFRQMTFAKIVPNLKRLGLLTPRVRDAFEKMDLLRFEHLKDSVDEPEAPPPTELVELLNTYLQSELGSGEKTAAL comes from the coding sequence ATGAACTTTATGCAGAAAAATCCGCTTCCGCTTCCGGCGCGTGGTGAGTTTGCGTCCGTGAAGTCAACGATGGAAACCGTGTTTGATTGGCAATATGCCATGCGGAAGAAGAACCTGCTCAACCTCTACGAGAAGGGCAAGGAACTGAGTTGGAACGCTTCCGATCTGGCCTGGGACACCGAGGTGGACCTCGACCGGATGATGCAGGAACGCATCGATGGTGGCTTTACCGCCATGACCAACCAACTGATGCAGCCGCCCAAGCCGTTTACGGATGAAACGGCGATGCTTTTCATGCGCCATCAGAATGCCTTCATGCTCTCGCAGTTCCTGCACGGTGAGCAGGGCGCCTTGTTGGCGACCGCCAAGATCGTGCAGACGGTGCCCAACGCCGAGGCCAAATTCTACGCGGCCAATCAGGTCGCGGACGAAGCTCGTCACGTGGAGGTGTATCATCGCTACCTGACGGAAAAGTTCGGTCTTTCCTACGAGATTTTGCCGAGTCTGGAGACCCTGCTGGACGATATCATTCTCGACCCGCGCTGGGATATCACGTTCCTGGGTATGCAGATCCTCGTAGAGGGAGTCGCCTTGGCGGCCTTTTCACTCGTGCGGATGCAGTTGCCGGATGAGCCGCTGATTCAGGATCTGATTACCCGGGTGATGCAGGACGAGTCCCGCCACGTCGCCTTCGGCGTCATCTCGCTCGAGGAGATCTATGCAGACCAGCTGACCTCGGCCGAGATGCGGGAGCGCGAGGACTTCGTGATCGAAGGCGCCCACCTTCTGCGCGAGCGATTTCTCCTCACGCCGATCTTCGAACGCCTCGGTTGGGATAGCAAGGTCTGGACGGATTGGGCGATCAATACGCCGTTCCAAAAGGGCTTCCGGCAGATGACCTTTGCCAAGATCGTACCCAATCTGAAGCGTCTGGGGCTCCTGACGCCACGGGTGCGCGACGCGTTCGAGAAGATGGACCTGCTTCGCTTCGAACATCTCAAGGATTCTGTCGACGAGCCCGAGGCACCGCCCCCCACGGAACTGGTGGAGTTGCTGAACACCTATCTTCAGTCCGAGTTGGGTAGCGGCGAAAAAACCGCAGCTCTCTAG
- a CDS encoding helix-turn-helix domain containing protein, producing the protein METSPKTRRLASVAATKQVRSERTLMRLLDAAEELLQERGLSGLSIPEIVRRADSSVGGFYGRFRDKNELLRALEERQFRELEGLVDRLVDSRRWSGAPAAAIVAAATTELVGAVRERKEILGAFLWRATQDVDVREEGLAFRQGATVRLRELLLSECPGEFSHPDPELAIDLAVQTAFAFMQQHIVVGETRSGDRILSDEELAHELTHMVCAYVGIKALPEMAKDRRSGKQELGGTQ; encoded by the coding sequence ATGGAAACCAGCCCCAAAACTCGTCGTCTCGCGTCCGTTGCCGCCACCAAGCAGGTGCGCAGCGAACGGACCTTGATGCGCCTGCTGGATGCAGCCGAGGAGCTTTTGCAGGAGCGCGGTCTCTCCGGTCTTTCCATTCCCGAGATCGTCCGGCGAGCGGACTCGTCGGTCGGCGGATTTTATGGCCGTTTTCGAGACAAGAACGAGCTCCTTCGCGCTTTGGAGGAACGTCAATTTCGCGAACTTGAGGGCCTCGTGGACCGGCTGGTGGATTCCCGCCGCTGGTCGGGCGCTCCGGCTGCCGCAATCGTGGCAGCGGCGACCACCGAGCTCGTCGGAGCGGTGCGGGAGCGAAAGGAAATTCTGGGCGCGTTCCTCTGGAGGGCGACACAGGACGTCGACGTCCGCGAGGAGGGCCTGGCTTTCCGCCAGGGGGCTACGGTTCGCCTGCGAGAGTTGCTGCTTTCGGAATGTCCGGGCGAGTTCTCTCATCCGGACCCGGAGTTGGCGATTGATCTGGCGGTACAGACAGCTTTCGCATTCATGCAACAACATATTGTGGTTGGCGAGACCCGCAGTGGGGACCGGATTCTTTCGGACGAGGAATTGGCTCACGAATTGACGCACATGGTTTGCGCCTACGTGGGAATCAAGGCACTGCCCGAGATGGCGAAAGATCGCCGCTCGGGCAAACAGGAATTGGGGGGTACTCAATGA
- a CDS encoding AMP-binding protein, with protein MSIEETVAGQTLATSFLATVAEHGPEEALRWKNDDGSYGSWTFDEYAELVARVAGGLSRLGIGHGDRLVLMMRNIPEFHIIDTAAYFLGAAPVSIYNSSSEGQIEYLANHCEAKLAFVEDSRFLDRFRPARSNLPKLQALGSLRDHQDGEFSWEDLTAGEPMDLQAAATTAKPEDLATMIYTSGTTGPPKGVMLSHYNVCWTVESLRITIGWESYRGVKLVSYLPMAHIAERMVGHYQQLAFGCTVTTCPEPTQVADYAREVRPTYFFGVPRIWEKMYAGVNAALAADPERKAKFTDAIEAAIPLRERMTDGTATEQDRETWNFLDEVAFSQVRALIGMDECKLAVTGAAPLPREMMLWFRGLGVPLAEIYGMSESSGPITFSPWIVKAGSVGKAIPGCEVRLADDGEVICRGGNVFQGYLKEDAKTAEALDSEQWLHSGDIGEIDADGYLKIVDRKKELLITAGGKNISPSNLESSLKMIPLIGQACAIGDGRPFVSALVVLDPDAAKAWAASKDLSDTSLEALARHPEIIGELEGAVEDAMKSFNNAERVKKISILGEEWLPDSDLLTPTSKLKRRGIHERYQAEIESLYTKK; from the coding sequence ATGAGCATTGAAGAGACTGTAGCCGGCCAGACCTTGGCCACGAGCTTTCTCGCAACCGTTGCCGAACATGGCCCCGAAGAAGCCCTGCGCTGGAAAAACGACGACGGTAGCTATGGCAGCTGGACCTTCGACGAATATGCCGAGCTTGTGGCGCGCGTGGCCGGTGGGCTCTCTCGTCTCGGGATCGGGCATGGCGATCGGCTCGTTCTGATGATGCGCAATATCCCCGAGTTTCACATTATTGATACCGCGGCCTATTTCCTCGGCGCCGCGCCCGTATCGATTTACAACTCGTCTTCCGAGGGCCAGATTGAGTATCTGGCGAATCACTGCGAAGCGAAACTGGCCTTCGTCGAAGACAGCCGCTTCCTCGACCGATTCCGGCCAGCCCGAAGCAACCTGCCGAAACTTCAGGCGCTCGGAAGCCTCCGCGATCATCAAGACGGCGAGTTCAGCTGGGAAGACCTCACCGCCGGCGAGCCGATGGACCTGCAGGCCGCCGCGACCACCGCAAAGCCGGAAGATCTGGCCACAATGATCTATACCTCCGGCACCACCGGCCCACCCAAGGGCGTCATGCTCAGCCATTATAATGTTTGCTGGACCGTCGAGTCACTGCGAATCACGATCGGCTGGGAGTCCTATCGCGGGGTCAAGTTGGTCTCCTATCTGCCCATGGCTCATATTGCCGAGCGCATGGTGGGTCATTACCAGCAGTTGGCTTTTGGCTGTACGGTCACCACTTGCCCGGAACCAACGCAGGTCGCCGATTACGCGCGCGAAGTGCGCCCGACCTATTTCTTCGGGGTACCGCGGATCTGGGAGAAGATGTATGCCGGCGTCAATGCTGCGCTCGCAGCCGACCCCGAGCGCAAGGCCAAGTTCACGGATGCAATCGAAGCTGCCATTCCCTTGCGTGAAAGAATGACCGACGGCACCGCGACCGAGCAGGATCGCGAGACCTGGAACTTCCTCGATGAGGTTGCCTTCTCGCAGGTGCGCGCCCTGATCGGCATGGACGAGTGCAAACTTGCGGTCACAGGTGCCGCACCCCTGCCCCGCGAAATGATGCTCTGGTTCCGTGGACTGGGTGTACCGCTCGCCGAGATCTACGGAATGTCGGAGTCGAGTGGACCCATCACGTTCTCCCCCTGGATCGTCAAAGCGGGCAGCGTGGGCAAAGCGATCCCCGGCTGTGAGGTTCGACTGGCGGACGATGGCGAGGTTATTTGCCGTGGCGGCAACGTATTCCAAGGTTACCTGAAGGAAGACGCCAAAACCGCCGAAGCTCTGGATTCCGAGCAATGGCTCCACTCAGGCGATATCGGCGAGATCGATGCGGATGGCTATCTGAAGATCGTCGACCGCAAAAAGGAACTCCTGATCACGGCAGGTGGCAAGAATATCAGCCCCTCGAACCTGGAATCTTCTCTCAAGATGATTCCCTTGATTGGTCAGGCCTGTGCGATCGGCGATGGCCGGCCCTTCGTCTCCGCACTGGTGGTACTCGACCCTGATGCCGCAAAAGCCTGGGCAGCATCCAAAGATCTCTCCGACACAAGCCTCGAAGCACTGGCGCGGCACCCCGAGATCATCGGAGAACTCGAAGGCGCTGTGGAAGACGCCATGAAGTCGTTCAACAATGCAGAGCGCGTCAAAAAGATCAGCATCCTCGGCGAAGAGTGGCTGCCTGATTCCGACCTTCTGACGCCCACATCCAAGCTCAAACGACGCGGCATCCACGAGCGCTATCAGGCCGAGATCGAGAGTCTCTACACAAAAAAATAG
- the gcvP gene encoding aminomethyl-transferring glycine dehydrogenase, whose protein sequence is MPFRTAHPLDPSDTFISRHIGPREADLADMLAALDCESLEALAARTVPEAIRLETPLELTDEGERALGETEVLDRLRELLAENRPHRSCIGMGYSDTIVPLVILRNVLENPGWYTQYTPYQAEISQGRLEALLNFQTMVADLTALPLANASLLDEATAAAEAMAMCRAASRGKRSRFLVSAACHPQTIGVVRTRGTSMGMSVEVADVHEFKFDADVAGILLQYPDTEGRLLDPSAAVTQAHDCGALVVMAADILALTLIKPPGEWGADIAIGSTQRFGVPLGYGGPHAAYLSTREEHARRIPGRLVGVSRDAQGKSAYRLAIQTREQHIRRDRATSNICTAQVLLANIAGFYAVYHGPEGLIRIAQRVRGMAMALAEGLRGAGISVGETEFFDTIKFAPNQRTAADVLAAAQELGFNLRAFPDGEVGIALDETTTRADVASLLAVFGVEGADIDTLAANGDRSLGGFARTSDFLEHPVFHSYRGEHDMLRYLHRLESRDLSLNTSMIPLGSCTMKLNATVEMLPVTWPEIGSVHPYAPRDQVRGYHRMLDLLEVWLAEITGLPAVSLQPNAGSQGEYAGLLAIRRFHDANQGTERDVCLIPVSAHGTNAATAVIAGFRVVAVACDAQGDVDLKDLAAKLAAHESRIGALMITYPSTHGVFEERIQDICQMVHEAGGQVYMDGANMNAQVGLTSPARIGADVCHLNLHKTFCIPHGGGGPGMGPIAAREHLRPFLPGDPIEGEGGVSAAPYGSPSILPISWVYIALMGGGGLTRATQVAILNANYMARRLHKDFDVLYTGPDGRVAHEFIIDCRPFEKSAGVTVEDIAKRLIDYGFHAPTMSFPVAGTLMIEPTESEPKAELDRLCDALLGIRDEIRQIESGQMDRDDNPLKHAPHPAVAVTADEWGHAYSREQAAWPAGWLHEHKFWPAVGRIDNAWGDRNLSCTCPPLADLAEP, encoded by the coding sequence ATGCCTTTCCGTACAGCGCATCCTCTCGACCCCTCCGACACGTTTATTTCTCGCCATATCGGCCCGCGTGAGGCGGACCTCGCCGATATGCTGGCTGCTCTGGACTGTGAGTCCCTCGAGGCGCTCGCCGCGAGGACGGTGCCGGAGGCGATCCGGCTGGAAACGCCGCTGGAATTGACGGATGAAGGCGAACGCGCACTCGGCGAAACCGAGGTTCTGGATCGCTTGCGGGAGCTGCTCGCCGAGAATCGCCCCCACCGCTCCTGTATCGGCATGGGCTATTCGGACACGATCGTTCCGCTCGTGATTTTGCGCAATGTGCTCGAAAATCCGGGTTGGTACACCCAATATACGCCTTATCAGGCCGAGATTTCTCAGGGGCGGCTCGAGGCGCTGCTGAATTTCCAGACGATGGTGGCTGACCTGACTGCTTTGCCGCTGGCCAACGCTTCTCTGCTGGACGAGGCAACGGCGGCTGCCGAGGCGATGGCGATGTGCCGAGCAGCCTCTCGAGGCAAGCGGAGCCGTTTTCTGGTTTCGGCGGCTTGTCACCCGCAGACGATTGGTGTCGTGCGCACGCGCGGGACCTCCATGGGTATGTCGGTTGAAGTTGCCGACGTGCATGAATTCAAATTCGACGCAGACGTCGCTGGTATTCTGCTGCAATACCCGGATACCGAGGGGCGTCTTCTCGATCCGAGTGCGGCAGTCACGCAGGCCCATGACTGCGGGGCTCTGGTGGTCATGGCCGCAGATATTCTGGCCCTGACCTTGATCAAGCCTCCCGGCGAGTGGGGGGCGGATATCGCCATCGGATCGACGCAGCGATTTGGCGTCCCACTCGGTTATGGCGGACCTCATGCGGCCTATCTCTCGACGCGCGAAGAGCACGCCAGACGAATTCCCGGCCGCCTGGTCGGTGTTTCGCGCGACGCTCAGGGGAAATCGGCCTATCGTCTCGCTATTCAAACCCGCGAGCAGCATATTCGTCGAGATCGCGCGACCAGCAATATATGCACAGCGCAGGTTCTCCTTGCCAATATTGCCGGATTTTACGCGGTCTATCATGGACCAGAGGGTTTGATCCGGATCGCCCAACGGGTTCGCGGAATGGCCATGGCTCTTGCCGAGGGGCTGCGCGGTGCGGGAATCTCGGTCGGCGAAACGGAATTTTTCGACACGATCAAATTTGCTCCGAATCAAAGGACGGCCGCCGACGTTCTGGCGGCAGCGCAGGAACTCGGATTCAACCTTCGGGCCTTCCCCGATGGGGAGGTGGGGATCGCACTCGATGAGACCACAACGCGTGCGGACGTCGCGAGCTTGCTCGCTGTTTTCGGTGTCGAAGGTGCGGACATCGACACACTTGCGGCGAATGGCGATCGTTCCCTTGGCGGCTTTGCCCGGACCTCTGATTTCCTCGAGCACCCGGTGTTTCATTCCTACCGCGGCGAGCACGATATGTTGCGATACCTCCACCGGCTCGAGAGTCGAGATCTCTCGTTGAATACCAGTATGATCCCTCTCGGGTCCTGCACAATGAAACTGAATGCCACCGTCGAGATGCTGCCGGTGACCTGGCCTGAAATCGGCTCTGTGCATCCCTACGCGCCACGTGATCAGGTTCGGGGTTACCATCGCATGCTTGATCTGCTCGAGGTTTGGCTCGCGGAGATCACCGGCCTGCCCGCGGTCTCCCTCCAGCCGAATGCCGGTTCTCAAGGCGAATATGCAGGCCTTTTGGCCATTCGACGTTTTCACGACGCCAACCAGGGCACGGAGAGAGACGTCTGCCTGATTCCCGTCTCGGCGCACGGCACCAATGCAGCCACAGCCGTGATTGCCGGGTTTCGTGTCGTCGCCGTAGCCTGCGATGCTCAGGGGGATGTCGACCTGAAGGACCTTGCCGCGAAACTGGCAGCTCACGAGTCCCGGATCGGGGCCCTGATGATCACATACCCATCCACGCATGGCGTTTTTGAAGAACGAATTCAGGATATTTGCCAGATGGTTCATGAGGCCGGGGGGCAGGTCTATATGGATGGCGCCAATATGAATGCGCAGGTGGGACTGACTTCACCGGCGAGAATTGGCGCCGATGTCTGCCACCTCAACCTCCACAAGACCTTTTGTATTCCTCATGGCGGTGGCGGTCCGGGTATGGGACCGATTGCCGCACGCGAGCATTTGCGTCCATTCCTGCCCGGCGATCCGATCGAAGGCGAGGGCGGGGTGTCGGCCGCTCCTTACGGGAGTCCGAGTATCTTGCCGATCAGCTGGGTTTATATCGCTCTGATGGGCGGCGGTGGGCTGACCCGAGCAACCCAGGTAGCTATTCTCAATGCCAATTATATGGCGCGTCGTCTGCATAAGGATTTTGATGTTCTCTACACCGGACCTGATGGCCGAGTTGCCCACGAATTTATTATCGATTGCCGTCCTTTCGAGAAATCGGCCGGGGTAACCGTCGAAGATATCGCCAAGCGCCTGATCGATTACGGATTCCACGCACCCACGATGAGTTTTCCGGTGGCTGGGACGTTGATGATCGAGCCGACCGAGAGCGAACCAAAAGCCGAACTCGACCGCCTATGTGACGCCTTGCTGGGGATCCGCGACGAGATTCGTCAGATCGAGTCGGGCCAGATGGATCGGGACGATAACCCCCTGAAACACGCACCCCATCCTGCTGTCGCAGTGACGGCCGACGAGTGGGGCCATGCCTATAGTCGGGAGCAGGCGGCCTGGCCTGCCGGGTGGCTCCACGAGCATAAATTCTGGCCGGCGGTCGGTCGAATCGATAACGCGTGGGGCGATCGCAATCTCTCCTGTACCTGTCCACCGCTGGCGGACTTGGCAGAACCCTAG
- the sthA gene encoding Si-specific NAD(P)(+) transhydrogenase encodes MARHFDLAVIGSGPAGQKGAINAAKMGKKVAIVDREVMLGGACTHTGTIPSKTLREAVLYLSGFRQRAFYGRSYTLQEQITWADLSVRVHEVVSREQEIVRDQLLRNHIRLISGVARFLDEHTLLVESSEGSEQITADFIMIATGTRPAHAPSVPTDGQRIMDSDQMVLESHGRSPVGNSSIVVGAGVIGLEYASMATALKSEVTIVDAREDILEFVDHEILESLCFHLRSRKAKFRLGEKVTSVEIDSKDRVSALLESGKRVTGDTLLYTVGRDANTDSLGLGLLGIETDARGRIPVDAAYRTAQPHIYAAGDVIGFPALASTSMEQGRLAAAHMFAGHEPGKPPLLPYGIYTIPEVSMIGKTEQELTHEKVPYEVGSARFDELARGNMIGDSSGMLKLLFHAETLEILGVHILGDGACELIHIGQAAMTLGGTMEFLRDTVFNYPTLAEAYKVAALDGLNRL; translated from the coding sequence ATGGCGCGACATTTTGATCTGGCAGTAATTGGCAGCGGTCCGGCCGGCCAAAAGGGCGCGATCAATGCCGCCAAAATGGGCAAAAAGGTGGCGATCGTCGATCGCGAGGTCATGCTGGGCGGGGCCTGTACCCACACTGGGACGATTCCGAGCAAAACTCTCCGCGAGGCCGTCCTCTATCTGTCCGGTTTCCGCCAGCGGGCTTTTTACGGACGAAGCTATACACTTCAAGAACAGATCACGTGGGCCGATCTCTCGGTGCGCGTCCATGAAGTGGTCAGTCGCGAGCAGGAGATTGTACGCGATCAACTCCTGCGCAATCACATCCGTCTGATCTCGGGAGTCGCTCGCTTTCTCGATGAGCATACTCTCCTCGTCGAGTCATCCGAGGGGAGCGAGCAGATCACGGCGGATTTCATCATGATCGCCACAGGAACGCGTCCGGCTCATGCGCCCTCCGTACCCACCGACGGGCAACGAATCATGGACTCCGACCAAATGGTGCTCGAAAGCCATGGGCGAAGCCCGGTGGGCAACAGCTCGATCGTGGTCGGTGCAGGCGTCATCGGCCTGGAATATGCATCGATGGCAACCGCCCTCAAATCAGAGGTCACCATCGTGGATGCACGCGAGGATATTCTCGAGTTCGTGGATCATGAGATTCTCGAGTCGCTCTGTTTCCACCTTCGATCCCGCAAGGCAAAATTCCGTCTGGGCGAGAAGGTCACCAGCGTCGAGATCGATTCCAAGGACCGGGTGAGCGCCCTGCTGGAAAGCGGCAAGCGGGTGACCGGCGATACACTTCTGTATACGGTCGGCCGCGACGCCAACACAGATAGTCTGGGTCTCGGCCTGCTGGGCATCGAAACCGATGCTCGTGGTCGGATCCCGGTAGATGCCGCCTACAGGACCGCCCAACCGCATATCTATGCAGCGGGAGATGTGATCGGATTCCCCGCACTTGCCTCGACGTCGATGGAACAGGGACGGCTTGCCGCCGCCCATATGTTCGCGGGCCACGAGCCGGGCAAACCACCACTCCTTCCTTACGGGATCTATACGATTCCCGAAGTATCCATGATCGGTAAAACGGAGCAGGAACTGACCCACGAGAAGGTTCCCTACGAGGTTGGCTCTGCGCGGTTCGACGAACTGGCCCGGGGCAATATGATCGGAGACAGCTCCGGCATGCTCAAGCTACTATTCCATGCCGAAACGCTGGAAATACTTGGCGTCCATATCCTTGGCGATGGCGCATGCGAGCTCATCCATATCGGCCAAGCCGCGATGACGTTAGGAGGCACCATGGAGTTCCTGCGCGATACGGTCTTCAACTACCCGACTCTTGCCGAGGCTTATAAAGTTGCCGCGCTCGATGGCCTGAACCGACTCTAG